Sequence from the Strix uralensis isolate ZFMK-TIS-50842 chromosome 1, bStrUra1, whole genome shotgun sequence genome:
TGTACCAGCAACACTAACAAACTTCATGCCTTCATCTGGAGGGAAGACTATGAACGGCACGTTTGTTAAATCCTGTGAGCTATGCACATACCTGATCACATCACTGATGACTTCATTATTCATTATGCTAGTGTTACACACAGATGTAAAAAACAGGCAGCTCTTTTGACTTCTGCAGAattagagaaaaaggaaaaaataaaacacagtatctTCCAAATGACACAGTACGTGCAGAGAAGTAAATTAAAGGCAACACAAATACAGCACaaatgcagctttaaaaaaataaagtatttgccAAGATAGAAAGGACAAAATAAGTTAAGGAACAGATAATATATTGAGGGCTAATAtatacaaaagggaaaaaagagaggcAAAGAAGTAGTAATGTCAATCATTTGTCATAAATGCTCTCTTTCTAATGACTCATTGAAAACATATGTGAAGAGTTTGAAAGCCTTGCTGGAATTTTCATGTTGTAAAATAACCCTCCACTCAAAAAATCATAACCAGCAATTTTTCTGATTATATAGAGTTCCTACATGGCTCTATCTTTAAACATTCATAATTCAGCAGACTTTGACCATTTTTATCTCTGTAgcacattttattattttggtcttcctataataaaaaaaataacccatacgtatttaaaaacagataccattctgctttcatcctttttttttgggaggaggggaaggcaggtgattttcctcttgtgttttgaACAGAACCATAACTATCAGCGctcctttgctttcctcttttgcaTATCATGTTTTTTCTTGTCAAGGCTCAGGGATGTGTGTGCAGGAACACAAGCACAAACCTATTGATGTTGTTGAATCACCAGAGGAAACTCATACCTTCTTTGGGTAGGTCTTATGAAACAGAGTATCTTCATAACAAGGCCACTGAAAGATGattaatacagatttttctcttttatttatcttttgtcGGATTTAAATGCAGCAGGCATTCATCACCAGATTATAACAGCTTGAAGGTTACTCAAACATACAGCTTTTTTGCAGGAGATACTTAATCACATGCCTAACCTTAAGAATGTAAATACTTTCATTTAAATCAAcgtgaaaaaataatttggttcaAGTTAGACATGCTTTGATAAATAAgggtcttggaaaaaaaaaaaaaaaaggaacaaagccATGGGTTTAAACGTACAGATTATGTCATTTGGAATGAATGGATGCGAGTtgtcaattttttcttttcttttttttttaaaaattttagaatTTTAACTGCTCCTGATAAATTTGTTCCCAAATTTTATCATGCAGTGTATTGTGAATATTAGGTAGATGTTTAAACAACATGAAAAGGAGGCTTTTTTGGTAGACAGTACATAAGTGTTCAGAAAGCAGTCAATTTGAAACAGTAGTCCTTCCAAAGGCTGTTTTCCCCCctccaaaatgttttttttttgtcctacTATCTTGCAAGAAATGCTCttaatgatttattttcactggaaaagagACTTCAATAATTCTACCCCTTTGCACTGTTAATATATATTAGAATAGCATTTGAATATAAGGTGTCGACCTTATTCCGATTTTCAGATGCGACGATTAGAAGTCATTGACACCAATCTACCACAAGTGACCTTAGTCTCATATCTTGCTCTGTTATTGGAATAATCAAGGAACGCAATTCAGAAATAATATTACATCCTGCATTTTATTCAATTCCATATGACAAAAATAGTAACCTAGACTAAGACATCCATTTCAATCAGTAGATGTGTCAAGCCAACaagatttaataataaaaaatattggaTCTAGGTAACAATTCCCAGCTGGTTCAGGGAGGCTCCTAGCCCTACATGGTATCGCAGTATAAAAATAGTGTCTCTCTTCACCATGCAGAGAGGAATGACCTAACCCTGAATACAAAATGGGGTCAGTCTTACTGTACCATCATCAACCATCTTATTTACAAcactttacatatttttcttttttttctttttcattttttcttctctttttttttttttttcctcctctttttttaaattatacacatCCTTTAGGGAATAGAGATAACACTACATGGTACcaaatactaacaaaaaaaaagtcacaccAAAAATGACacagataaataaaaacattcaatTGCTGAAATACAGCAACATTAAGCcacctcagttttctttttttcaatgcTTGGAAACACCCCTAACCACCCACACACTGTGGcaaaaaaaagatgttatatTGTAGAGGTGTTACAGATATATAATTTTccttatatatagatatatatctctatatatctCTATCTCATCACTGTAGAAAATGGAGCTGTAGAGTTCATTGTTTATTTCCAATAGAAACAAACAGCTAATAAGTCTTTGAACCTCTTTTCACTCCATTACATGATGGCTGAAATAGTCCATCCTCTTACAGTAATGGTTTTTGTTGTATAAGAAAGATTGTCCTATTTTTCAGTCTCAACTGAGAAGACCTCACTGTCTGATTCGTTCTTCAGGGGCATAAAACTCCTTGTGCTGTTACCCAGCTACCCATAAAGTCCCTTCTGTTGGACGGAAGTTCATAGTGTCAACTCCACCATGCTTGTAATGCACAAAAATGAGGTAGTACACAAAACGTTTACTGTTCAAGTTTTGATTAAGCCCCAGTCTCCTCAGCATCCCCAGCCTAGCTTATGAGTGGAACCATTCCCTTTATTTACTCGGTGTAATTTAAACAATGCAATCAACATAAAATTATATTCGATTAATCGGAGTACATTGTGCTTTGGAGCAATCTGAGAAGATAATCAGCACGAGttggaaataaatacagaatatttgTATGTTACTACTGCTCACACTGCCCAAAAGTTACTGTGTTGTTCCCATGTTATTAAGCAGTCGACATCTTTCTCGTGGGTATGTGTGAAAGAGACAGAACAGATTACAGTAAAATTAAACCTACACAATGTTCTCCTTCCTCTATCCTAGACTTGTATTAATATCACACTCCTAAGATAAATGTATCAGAATTCTGTTGGGGGTGGTCATGCTTTTAAGTGGGCTTTGTAGAAAAGTTAAATGAATCATTTCCATTTAAGAAATGGCAGGCCCCATATTTCCTAAGGATCTGACAGTTCTCTGTGGCTTTTCTGCTTAGTTATTAGAGATCTCTCATTGTTtaaccttaaaacaaaacaagaaactgcAACAGGGTTCTCCTCCTTATTCCTTAAGTCAAAGTACTATTTATAAAATAGTTTACATCTTTGTTCAGTTTCAAATTATAGACAAACCTCCCTAATACAAAATACTAAAAGTGCAATAGTATAAATTAAGAGTTTGCAACCACATTATACAAACATTACCTTTTTATTGTACAGCTTTGATAACATGGAATATTTACTCACAACTGTTTATAATGTTGTGAATAATTTATGGTGCTAAGGTTTGTCTGTAACTTGTTTTCCAATCATTGAGCTAAAGTCcacactacattttttttcatttaatagaaCAACTGTCCACATAGCAgctacaaatatttaaataaaaaaaggtttgttaCTGACAGGTACTTGCACATGAAAAGCATGCTATCTTTCCCAATAAAACTTCACAATTTTGCCTGCATTGAAATAAACCACTTATTTATAGTAAAACaaaacttgcttaaaaaaaaggaaaaaaaagaaaaatcacatagCCAGATGTATTTTGCAGTACAAAAGCTTCATTTAAGTTTGGGGCTAGTATATTGTCTGTTACCCGCATAATCTTAACATTATAAATACTACAGACAAGGATACTGTAATAATACACAGCATTGGGGTACTAAATCACTTATTTAAGATTAAGATTCCTAAAAACATAGTCCAAGTTGCTAACTAAtttgaacaaaaccagcaaataaGTGTGACAGAATGCCGTAATGAAGCCCCCCTTTCTCAGGTGATAGTAAGTTTTGTAAGAAGCAAAGTGGACATAGACTAGCCTCTTTCTGTTTCTAATGAAGTTATCCcatgatttgtttgtttgtttgttttctgttaaattAAAAGGTTTCAAAGTTCTCAGTAACAGTCAAACTCACTGTTGAAAGAAGTACCATGCAGATCTTGCAAGACAACTTTTCAGCAGCCACAAAGTTACGTAATTCTGCTATGGGTAAAACTTTAAAGGGAACCTATGCATTTAGTTCAGGAAACTAATGCTTAGCTTCGAAAGCTGTACATGGAACGGGACAAGTGTTGTGTCGAGTAGTGGTCCAACAGTTGTTCGGAATGAATGCTTTTAATTTATGCCAATCTCTTTATTATCCTCAATAAATCTGGTGAATGGACGACTGGCTCCCGTTTCAGAACTTGCTTTGTCCAGACCAACAATGGGAGGGCTGCTGCCCGTGCGAGCTTTGTCCATGCCACCGGTAAGGTTACTTAGAGGCGGGATGGCGCCTCCGCCTAGACTTACTGGGAGCTGGGGAATGCCTCCGTTCTGTATGACAGAAATCTCATTGTTCTTCATAGCAAGTCCATTAGTGATAGCTGCAGCATACTGGTTCCAAAAATTGGGGTCAACGTTCATGGCCCGAGCTGCCAAATCCTTCTGGAACATCTCGGAGAACTTGAGCGCGTCACCACCAAGCAGAGCCATGGGGTTTTCCACGGagaggcggcggccgcggcgTGCAGGGGCATTATTCCACATGTGCGTTCCCATGTGAACCTGCGGAGCAAATGGGAACAGGAAGCACCCCCAAGTTAGCACGGTCTGGTATGGTGGCTGGCCTGAAATGCTGTTACTTACAGTATcgcttgcttttaaaaagaatgcCTTTTAATTTgcattgaaaacaaataaattacagtTAAGACACAGTTCTAAGGCCCAATCAACCTATACAAAGAAAACCCAGCTCCGTAGTAATTTTTCAATGTGCATTTGTTTCTTCTCAGTGAAAACAAATGCAGTGCCGCAAGAATAAAGAGTACATATCCTCTCAGGTTAGACAATTTCACATGCAAGCTGGAAGTCCTCACATGGTGAATATTACCAAGGGCATTACTTGTAGTAGGAGAGGggcatttttttctgtccttccccTTTTTACATCTCGTctattttcataatatttcacGTGATGTCAGAGGCATCGATTATTTTGctaaatttagtattttaaaaaaggacatttaaaaatttattccCCAGGCTGTGTCCTGATGGTTAACCAGACTGCGGGAATAAGAGGCGTCAGTCCTGTAGTAACCCGCTGTAAATCAGCGGGAAACAGCTTTCTAGTCTGCAATGGCTGCAAAGCAGAATAGAAAATGGAAATTTGAGAGGCACCCAAGGAGCTGAGCAAGCTCTGCATTTCTGGTTTATAGCGAGGTTATTTTGCACTGATGGTCCACAAGAACTGCCAGAACACGTCCATCAGCTGACTGCATGTGCCATCACGTCTGTCAGGAGAACTACAACGTGTGTGCACATACAGCTGGAACCAGTTTTAAAGTTCGCACCATTGCACAGCCGTTTTCCAGTTCCTATCTTCAACACAGTGGAAGCATAATAACCACTACTATACAGCAAACATTTCCTTGAAGCTCCCTTCTCTCCTGTCTTTGGGACAAACACTTAGCACTAAAACCTGCTAAGATCAAGCACAGTGCCTTAAACCACCCCCGAGCCTTTACAGTTTTATTTGGCCTCTTACCTTAAGATTCCCCTTTGTGGTAAAAGCTCTACCACAGATTGTGCAACCAAATGGTTTTTCACCAGTATGGGTGCGCTCGTGTATCTGCAGTGCACTTGCTGAGGAGAAGGTCTTCCCGCACGACTGACAGTTGTGCTGCTTGGGAGTCCGGCGAGGGGGGGGTGCCAGCATAGGGGTGATCCCCGGACTCATCACTGTCTGTGGTGCAGCAGGAACCTGGATTCCAGCTGGAAGCGAGGGAACCTCACCCAAAGAGATCGGCTTGCTGTGACCATTCACTTCCATTTTGATCATGGTAGGTGCTGTACTGGTGACCAGGCTAGGAGTACTTTGGCTGGGACCTAGAGTAAAGTTGGGTTCAAATAACTGAGAAGGCAGCTCTTTTAATTTGTGCGTCAGTAAGTGCTGTTTTAAATTACCCATAGTGGAACACCCACGACTGCAGACTGTACAAACAAATGGACGTTCTTTAGTATGGCTGCGGTAGTGAATTTCCAATGCACTCTTACAAGCAAAAGGCTTGCCACAGATATTACAAACAGTACTTTTAAACTTACCACGTTCTCTGTTCAGGAACAGCAGGCTAAAAGGAGCCTCCTCTTTGATGACTGGTCTTCCCGGGTTGGTGGATGTCAGGTCTAATGCGCCTCCATTTTCAGTTGCAGGTGGTGGACTGTCtggtttttctgtctttaattgTATTTCTTGTGGCTCTTCCTGGTTACTGAGACCTGGGGACTTTGATCTGAAACTTTCGCTATTACTATTTACAGGAGACAAAGCTTGCATGGAGGAAGAAGACTCTGACATTGCAGGGCTGCCTGCACTCTGGCTTTCGAGATCACCAACGGCTGACGAGGAGTCATTGCTCAAATGGTCACTTTCCCCTGATCCATTTTCTATGGATTTTAAACTGGTCAGCTGCTGACAGTTCATGACAGAATCAATCATTTTCATTTGATTCTCCAAAGCAGCAATACTGGAGATCACAGAAGGTGGTGAGGAAGGACATGACCCAGAGTAAGAGATAAGGGGTTTGGATGAGTCACTTGCTGTGTCCTTTAGCTCCGGGTCCTCTTCCATAGAATTTTCATCAATGTCATCATCGAAGTTGCTCAGTGTGTCAACATTCTTCTCATCGTAGGAAAGCTCCGAGTCCATGGCGTCCTGGAAGCCCTCTGGAagcggtgtgtttggaatttGCCCGCCCATATGCATACGAATGTGCTGCTGAAGAACAACTGCATTTGTAAATTTCTTCTGACAAATGGGACACGAGTGCTGTACTCTAAGTGGTGGCTTCGCTCGATGAACTCCAAAATGTGTTTTTAGATTGCCTTTCGTAGTAAAGGCACGTCcacaaattttgcatttaaatggtCTTTCTCCTGTATGAGTTCTGTAATGCATCTTGAGAGCGCTCTGACAACTAAGCACACGGTGACAAATGACGCATTGATTTGGATCTGTCATCTTCTTATCAATGTTCTCCACTAGCTGTTGTAGTTTTGAGGTTTCTGACGTTTGCATAGAGTCAAGCAGACCACCGAATGGAAACTTTGCTTTAAACTGGTCAGACACTGCTGGAAGCACAGGGTTTGGGAGGCTTGTTGCAACGCAGCTGTCCGTAACAGCAGTAGGAATTGAAGACGTGGAAGCTGTGGAAACTTGCCCACCTGCAGAAAGGTCCCCAAGCCGCGTGCTCGTGGGAGTCAGAGTGACAGGTTCTGCCTTGGTCAGAGATGAGCCACTCTGAACAGGCTGTGGGGATTCGGCAGATGCTGGAACACCCGACTCAGAAGTGTTGAGGCTCGGGGACAGAGAAGTGCATTCGCTGGAGGCAGGAGAAGGCCTCTGGGGTGACCTGCTCATAGGAGTGATACTTGGAGAATCTCCATAACTGTTCACACCGGGTATAGTAGGGGGCAGCTGGAGCCCGATGGAAGTCGGGACGGTCGGTAAAACAGGTTTGCTGTCTAACCAAGTTGTGACCGGCTTTTCGGGGGGCAGCGACATCCCATATGGGATTCCAGAGCAGGTGGGCACGTTATCGAGGTATTCTGGAACAGGATAAGGATTCATCTGAATATGAGGGTATTTCTCTTTATGCCTCTGAAAATGAACCTTCAGGTTGCCCTTTGTGGAAAAGCGGTTTCCACATATGTTACATTTAAAAGGTCTTTCGCCTGTATGTGAGCGGAGGTGAATTTGTAAAGCACTGTCACTTCCAAAGACCTTGGCACAAAATCGgcatttatgtttaaaaaaggGATCCTCGGAGCTTGACTTGGGTTCAAACACTGACACATTTGGTGGCTTTCCTTTGCGGTGCTTCATAAGGGCAGACAGAGGATCTAGCGCGTTAGCCGTTGCAGCAATGCTAACCAGTGGATTGGGGAAGATCACGCTATTTGATGAAGTCTGAGGTAGAAGTGGGTTTGGCAGGCTGGACACTGAGGTGAGGCTTCCATGTCCTATTGAAGGCGGAGTCGAAGCATTCTGGGGCTGTGAAGCACTGTTAGGAGCGTTTGACACGGAAACGGGAGTTATGGACGTAATTGCATTCGAGGAGGAAGGTACGCTTGATTCAGGTGGGGCAGAAGAGCCACTGCTGGATATATTGGGCGTACTTGCTCCAGATGTAGGTCTTGAGATGTGCTGAGAGCTGTCAAAGGCAGCGGGCTGACCGCTGGCGGCCTGCCCCACGATAGCGGGAGGAATGACTGCGGTGAGCTGAACAGCAGCGCTGGTGGCAAACCCCTGCAGCTGGTTGGATGCTTGCCCGGGCCCACCCTGGGCGGTCACGACTGGGTTGAGGGACGGCCGTAGTGGCTGCCGGTTCATCATTGCCACTTGACTGCGGATCTGCTCGATTAGCTGGAGCTGGtgaatctgctgctgctgcagggccaTGAGCTGCTCCAGGATCATGGGGATGGCCACAGCCGTCACCCCACTGCTGATGCTCGTGGAGGCGGTGGTCCGTGCGCTCTGTGAGAACTGCGCGACCGCCACTTTAGTGCTCAGCAGAGTCTCTAGTGTGACATTGGTGTTTGGCATGTTATAGCTTGTCATGGAAGATGGTTCAGGGATCTGAGGTAGAGGAGTAGCTGTGTTTGAGGTGCCTTGATTCTGGAAACTTTTCTCTGCAGAAGTTTCTACCTCCATTggctcttcttccttttctgtggtttttatcTCAGAGCTATCATTGTTTTCTGCCTGGACGCCTTCTTCAGCAGCTTCACTCTCTGCCTGGTCACTAGGAGAGCTAGCGGGCGAGGGCTCAGGGAACTCCTCAGCGGGAGGTGGAGCTGCCTCATCTTCGTTCACGATCAGCACCAGGGGGTTTTTAGTGCAGCTCTTCTTGTGCTCCAGGAAATCTGTCCACTTGAAGAACTCAGCACAGCATTTTTCACAAACATTGGTTTCTTCGCTTCCGCTCCTGCTCTCGTTCCCACTATCACCATCATCTGCTCCTTCTCCTGGGACTGCTAGAAAATCAAAAGATTGTATCAGCGAATGACTTGCAAGACAACTCTCcctacatttaaaaattttgcacataagtaaaatcaatattttttattttgtacaaattGCCCCACTTCAACATTTCTGAGGTCCCAGCGTGTGTATTCTATGACTCTTTCTACCTAGCTAATCATTTTCTTAGCACAATCCATCAAATTATGAGGTGCTATCAATTGTGGATACTGCTTCTTAATGAAATTCCATAGAAGCCATTGATTTCCAATATTTTCATACAATTCACAGCACCTTGTCTGTTGGGTACAAAGCAAGCTTTCGATGGACTCATTAGGATTCCCCTTTACCATCAAGCTTCCTCATTTCCAGCAAAATTAGAGATGCCTTTGCCAGTTCACTTAACATTGCTAAACTAATCTGTAACCTTTCAAACTCAAATCAGCACCTGACAGGACAAACTGGGCCTCTGTTACTCAAGTGTGGTCCTGGACTACCTAGATTTATTATCTTTATACAGTGTTGAGACACCATGAATTTAATGTAATTCTATATAACCTTTTAAATCAATAAGCATTTATTTAACTTAAGAATTTTCAATGAAATGAATTCATTTATAAAAGTAACAAGAGCGTGTAAGCACTTCTAGCATTTTGACTCAGAAAAGGAAAGTCTTCCTATCCCAAAGGTAGTCACATAAACTAGCATTACATCTTTTTGTACTTTGCTTAGAAATGCTGTTTAAATGcagctgaaatcagctgttctgCAATATATAAACTAGATGTCCTATATCCTAGCCATAAAATTAATATTGTTAATACTTAATACAATTAATTGGCTCTGTCAGATGCAATATTTctctagcaaaaaaacccacattaaatTACATGTTATTGCTATTAGCCAATAGAGTTCGTTTTAGCCAAAAGAGAGGTTTGTTAACAAACtagaaattatatatttaaagttCATTCACATTGACATGTTTAACATGAGAATATTGTAGTCAGACACACTTTTTATACCTATTTTCATCTATTCTCATAGAAAGACTCAGCAAATTATATGCTTGTGCCATAGTGGAAAACCCACTAATTGGTTACACATGTTTAATTACTGTTGTAGGCAGCTACTTCCTCTGACTTGCGTTACCCTCTTGTGCCGAATAACAAGCATGTTTAATGAACAGAATTCTAATTCACACCTGATCAAATAAATAGCTGCGCAGGAATAAGAAATCAACATACAATAacatttttaggggttttttttttttgtcatgtggGTGAGAAGGAATGTAGGTAATTACTCAGGCAGGTTCCATTTGCTGCTCTAGACATAACTGCTTTTCGTCAGCCCACAGATCGAGTGACAACAGCAAATCAGTTCAGCGGAAGAGAATGACAGCTGTAAATCAGTTTTTGTTATATGCATTTGAGTACGTGAGAAAGCAGCTCCAAGTCTTCTTGCATATcaataatttattgttttggTACTGAAAGAGAATGTACTAAGATGTCTactagtttattttctttcatactcAGGAAGAATGCTCAGCAAAAACCTTGTGCTAAGGTTTCAATTAAATAGCCATATTCTGTTTCTCTAAGAGAGACATGGTCTCTtaattgaaacagaaaacaaaaagagtgTTTTCTGCAATCATGATACCCCAAGCTAcactcttattttattttcctggatcctaaaaaaatttttttaaattagcaccATAATTCAATGGAATGAAAAAATTGtgcaactaaaaataaaaatagccaacAACTAGCTAGTTCTTCTACCAAATTCTGCTTTGATATTAGAATGCTGGTAGTCTAAGTATCCCGTCAGAGCAAGGAATGTAATACGTATCTGTAATGAGGTTGAGCATAGCTAGAAGCAAAGACATAGCTGATTTGTATTGAAGATAGGCATAGTAAGCAAATAAAGCGTCCAATCCTGTTTCTACTAAAATGAATGGCAAAACTTCCATCGACTTTGACGGAGCAGTATTGGGCCAATACCCTCAATATCCTATGCTTACTATGAACAAAACTTCATGTAGCTATAAATATATCCGGCAATATTATAGAATGCCTTAAAAAAAGATTGCCAAGAAATTCAGAACTTATCATTACAACAGAAACAGTTATGAAAAAAAGGTAGCAGcgcaaaataaaagaaagtgtcATCTTGAGATGTTCtggttactttttaaaaagaggctTTTACAGAACATTAACTATAAAATAGCTTTTGACAAAATTACATGTCAGTTCTTTCAGTCTTCGCTGAGCTAAAACTCCCTACAGATTTCAGCAGGGAGTTTTGTCTGATAAAGGTGATAAATCTGTGCCCTGAATACTATTTCCTAGCCTTCTAGACCCTCTAAAACTTATTATTTCCCTGTACCTTCCAAAACTGCACCTTCAAAAAACTGTTAAGATGGCACTATACATTTATATATCTGGGGATTTCCACTAAATAAGACATGCATTTTCTATTGAGAAATGATCACTGaatgttttttctcatttataattTTAGTTATAAAAAATTCTACTGTACTTACTAGCTAAAAGGAAAACTCTTCTTCGAGTACTACTGgattttctcccttcctttttttcctttcaggagaGGGATATAAAATGCAACTGAAAACAGTCAAATATTGTTTAAGACTTCTGCACAAAGCGCTAATGCTGTTACACTGTTTGGGTTAAGATCGATAATATATAGCTGTTGCTAGACAATACTCAACTAATCCTTACAGTAAACGCTTCTGTAGAAACTTAACTCTCATACTACGTTACAGAAACATCACAGAAGATAACATGAGTCACCACAGAAAAAGAACTACTTTATATATGCTGGCCACAGGTCTCCTAAAGAGTATGCTGAAAAACCTAAAGCCTCCCAAAAT
This genomic interval carries:
- the SALL3 gene encoding sal-like protein 3 — its product is MSRRKQAKPQHLKSDEELQAEVVSEHAVPGEGADDGDSGNESRSGSEETNVCEKCCAEFFKWTDFLEHKKSCTKNPLVLIVNEDEAAPPPAEEFPEPSPASSPSDQAESEAAEEGVQAENNDSSEIKTTEKEEEPMEVETSAEKSFQNQGTSNTATPLPQIPEPSSMTSYNMPNTNVTLETLLSTKVAVAQFSQSARTTASTSISSGVTAVAIPMILEQLMALQQQQIHQLQLIEQIRSQVAMMNRQPLRPSLNPVVTAQGGPGQASNQLQGFATSAAVQLTAVIPPAIVGQAASGQPAAFDSSQHISRPTSGASTPNISSSGSSAPPESSVPSSSNAITSITPVSVSNAPNSASQPQNASTPPSIGHGSLTSVSSLPNPLLPQTSSNSVIFPNPLVSIAATANALDPLSALMKHRKGKPPNVSVFEPKSSSEDPFFKHKCRFCAKVFGSDSALQIHLRSHTGERPFKCNICGNRFSTKGNLKVHFQRHKEKYPHIQMNPYPVPEYLDNVPTCSGIPYGMSLPPEKPVTTWLDSKPVLPTVPTSIGLQLPPTIPGVNSYGDSPSITPMSRSPQRPSPASSECTSLSPSLNTSESGVPASAESPQPVQSGSSLTKAEPVTLTPTSTRLGDLSAGGQVSTASTSSIPTAVTDSCVATSLPNPVLPAVSDQFKAKFPFGGLLDSMQTSETSKLQQLVENIDKKMTDPNQCVICHRVLSCQSALKMHYRTHTGERPFKCKICGRAFTTKGNLKTHFGVHRAKPPLRVQHSCPICQKKFTNAVVLQQHIRMHMGGQIPNTPLPEGFQDAMDSELSYDEKNVDTLSNFDDDIDENSMEEDPELKDTASDSSKPLISYSGSCPSSPPSVISSIAALENQMKMIDSVMNCQQLTSLKSIENGSGESDHLSNDSSSAVGDLESQSAGSPAMSESSSSMQALSPVNSNSESFRSKSPGLSNQEEPQEIQLKTEKPDSPPPATENGGALDLTSTNPGRPVIKEEAPFSLLFLNRERGPSQSTPSLVTSTAPTMIKMEVNGHSKPISLGEVPSLPAGIQVPAAPQTVMSPGITPMLAPPPRRTPKQHNCQSCGKTFSSASALQIHERTHTGEKPFGCTICGRAFTTKGNLKVHMGTHMWNNAPARRGRRLSVENPMALLGGDALKFSEMFQKDLAARAMNVDPNFWNQYAAAITNGLAMKNNEISVIQNGGIPQLPVSLGGGAIPPLSNLTGGMDKARTGSSPPIVGLDKASSETGASRPFTRFIEDNKEIGIN